From Vigna unguiculata cultivar IT97K-499-35 chromosome 5, ASM411807v1, whole genome shotgun sequence, the proteins below share one genomic window:
- the LOC114185552 gene encoding cationic peroxidase 1-like: MFFSFKTTIAMNTSNIVVRFFLLFSLIGIVSAQLSATFYAKTCPNALSTIKTEVVSAVNNDRRMGASLLRLHFHDCFVQGCDASVLLDDTSSFTGEKTAGPNANSLRGFDVIDTIKSKVESLCPGVVSCADILTVAARDSVVALGGASWTVPLGRRDSTTASLSSANSDLPGPSSSLSALISSFSNKGFTAKELVALSGSHTIGQARCVTFRRRIYNDTNIDSSFATSLQANCPSTGGDSTLSPLDTTTPNTFDNAYFKNLQSKKGLLHSDQELFNGGSTDSQVNAYSTNPAAFKTDFANAMVKMGNLSPLTGSSGQIRTNCRKTN, from the exons ATGTTCTTCAGTTTCAAAACTACAATCGCCATGAACACTTCGAATATCGTAGTTCGTTTTTTCTTACTCTTTTCCCTCATAGGGATAGTCTCAGCCCAGTTATCCGCTACCTTTTATGCAAAAACGTGTCCTAATGCACTTTCAACCATTAAAACAGAAGTCGTGTCTGCTGTTAACAACGATCGTCGCATGGGAGCTTCCTTGCTTCGTCTTCATTTCCATGATTGCTTTGTTCAA GGATGTGATGCTTCAGTTCTCTTGGATGATACATCAAGTTTCACAGGTGAGAAAACAGCGGGTCCCAACGCTAATTCCCTCAGAGGCTTTGATGTAATAGACACCATAAAGTCTAAGGTGGAGAGTTTATGCCCCGGTGTTGTTTCTTGTGCTGATATACTTACCGTAGCAGCAAGAGACTCAGTAGTTGCA CTTGGTGGAGCTAGTTGGACTGTGCCACTGGGTAGAAGAGACTCAACCACTGCAAGTTTAAGTTCTGCTAACTCAGACTTGCCTGGTCCCTCTTCAAGCTTAAGTGCTCTCATCTCTTCTTTCTCCAACAAAGGTTTTACAGCTAAAGAACTAGTTGCTCTCTCAG GATCGCACACAATTGGGCAAGCGAGGTGCGTAACTTTCAGAAGAAGGATTTACAACGACACGAACATAGATTCCTCTTTTGCAACATCGTTGCAAGCAAATTGTCCTAGCACAGGTGGTGACAGCACGTTGTCCCCTCTAGACACGACCACCCCAAACACCTTTGACAATGCATACTTCAAGAATTTGCAGAGCAAGAAGGGTCTTCTGCACTCAGACCAAGAGCTTTTCAATGGAGGATCCACCGACTCTCAAGTAAATGCTTATAGCACCAACCCTGCAGCTTTCAAAACTGACTTTGCCAATGCAATGGTTAAAATGGGAAACCTTAGCCCACTCACTGGCTCCAGTGGCCAGATCAGAACCAACTGCAGGAAGACCAACTAA
- the LOC114185551 gene encoding scarecrow-like protein 32, with the protein MHVTSSHSHMKAELKGTSISFQNPTTLFNTPHNPLSGALKGCLGSLDGACIEKLLLHCASALESNDITLAQQVMWVLNNVASPVGDTNQRLTSWFLRALISRASRICPTAMSFKGSNTIQRRLMSVTELAGYVDLIPWHRFGYCASNNEIYKAITGYQRVHILDFSTTHCMQWPTFIDALAKNPEGPPSLRITVPFCRPHVPPMVNVSIHEVGLRLGNFAKFRDVPFEFNIIGNTGPTPAELSDESYSFHFEAMLSLLNPTTLNLREDEALVINCQNWLRYLSDDRKGSRQSHSLRDAFLNIIKGFNPRIVLLVDEDCDLSASSLTSRITTCFNHLWIPFDALETFLPKDNGQRAEFESDIGQKIENIISFEGHQRIERLECGVQMSQRMKNVGYLSVPFCDETVREVKGLLDEHASGWGMKREEGMLVLTWKGNSCVFATAWVPCEIRDHVGMDASLP; encoded by the coding sequence ATGCACGTCACGTCCTCACACAGCCACATGAAAGCTGAGCTTAAGGGCACGTCCATTTCCTTTCAAAACCCTACCACTCTCTTTAACACACCTCACAACCCTCTCTCTGGAGCACTCAAAGGTTGTCTGGGAAGCCTGGATGGAGCTTGTATTGAGAAGCTCTTGCTCCACTGTGCCAGCGCTTTGGAGAGCAACGACATCACCTTGGCTCAACAAGTCATGTGGGTGCTCAACAACGTTGCTTCCCCTGTCGGGGACACAAACCAAAGACTCACCTCGTGGTTCCTAAGGGCATTGATCTCTAGGGCTTCAAGAATTTGCCCTACTGCCATGAGTTTCAAAGGAAGCAACACCATTCAAAGGAGGCTGATGAGCGTCACCGAGCTCGCCGGGTATGTGGATCTCATTCCTTGGCATAGATTTGGGTATTGTGCATCCAATAATGAGATTTACAAAGCAATAACTGGGTACCAAAGGGTACATATTCTAGATTTTAGTACAACCCATTGTATGCAATGGCCTACTTTTATAGATGCATTGGCCAAAAACCCTGAAGGACCTCCTTCACTCAGAATCACAGTTCCATTTTGTAGACCCCATGTACCCCCCATGGTCAATGTATCTATACACGAGGTTGGTTTACGTTTGGGGAATTTCGCCAAGTTCAGAGATGTCCCTTTTGAATTCAACATTATAGGAAACACAGGACCAACACCTGCGGAATTGAGCGATGAATCATATAGCTTCCATTTTGAAGCAATGTTAAGTCTCTTGAACCCTACTACGCTGAACCTTAGGGAAGATGAAGCTTTGGTCATAAATTGCCAAAATTGGCTGCGTTATTTGTCTGATGATAGAAAGGGAAGCCGCCAAAGTCATTCCCTTAGGGatgcttttttaaatataataaaaggttTTAACCCGCGGATTGTGCTCTTGGTTGATGAGGATTGTGACCTTAGTGCTTCTAGTCTCACGTCAAGAATCACCACATGTTTCAACCATCTTTGGATACCCTTTGACGCATTGGAGACATTTTTGCCTAAAGATAATGGTCAGAGGGCGGAGTTTGAATCTGACATAGGGCAGAAGATTGAGAACATCATAAGCTTTGAAGGGCACCAAAGAATCGAGAGGTTGGAGTGTGGGGTGCAAATGTCCCAAAGAATGAAAAATGTTGGTTACCTCAGTGTTCCGTTTTGTGATGAAACTGTTAGGGAAGTTAAAGGGTTGCTAGATGAACATGCTAGTGGGTGGGGGATGAAAAGAGAAGAAGGTATGTTAGTTCTCACATGGAAAGGAAACAGTTGTGTCTTTGCGACAGCTTGGGTCCCCTGTGAAATAAGGGATCATGTTGGAATGGATGCAAGTCTGCCATAA